A genomic region of Salinibacter pepae contains the following coding sequences:
- the miaB gene encoding tRNA (N6-isopentenyl adenosine(37)-C2)-methylthiotransferase MiaB has product MEPIEDLDVLAEDEVRQREADGEVDEDLDRVKHGYDATAGDKQVYIETYGCQMNVNDSGIVASVLEESGYGLTRDQAAADVVLLNTCAIRENAERKIRARLSMLRSEKEKRDGELMLGVLGCMAERLREKLLEQEDLVDVVVGPDAYRDLPQLLYEADATGQAAVNVELSKQETYEDIQPVRYDSNGVSAYVSIMRGCDNMCTFCVVPFTRGREESRPVTTILSEVARLAEEGYKEVTLLGQNVNSYRYTDADGTSVSFAELVDRVSRVSPELRVRYSTSHPKDCTDALLQVHRDRPNVCNYIHLPVQHGNTEVLDRMRRTYTREEYLALTERAKELCPGVSLSTDLIAGFCGETEAQHEDTLSLMEEVRYDHAYMFKYSERPQTYAARKYEDDVPEDTKQRRLEEIIELQNQHAKKSNEAEVGRVHTVLVEGPSKKSDAQFFGRTDTNKGVVFDREDYEQGDYVRVRIDECTSSTLLGTAIEKTTLKEAARTDSITTEPALA; this is encoded by the coding sequence ATGGAGCCGATTGAAGACCTCGACGTCCTTGCCGAAGACGAGGTGCGCCAGCGCGAGGCCGACGGGGAGGTCGACGAGGACCTCGATCGCGTCAAACACGGCTACGACGCCACCGCCGGCGACAAGCAGGTCTACATCGAGACCTACGGCTGCCAGATGAACGTGAACGACTCCGGGATCGTGGCCTCGGTGCTGGAGGAGAGCGGCTACGGCCTCACGCGGGACCAGGCGGCGGCGGACGTCGTCCTGCTGAACACGTGTGCCATCCGCGAAAACGCCGAGCGGAAGATTCGGGCGCGCCTCAGCATGTTGCGCTCGGAGAAGGAAAAGCGGGACGGGGAGCTCATGCTGGGCGTCCTCGGCTGCATGGCCGAGCGCCTCCGCGAGAAGCTGCTGGAGCAGGAGGACCTGGTGGACGTGGTGGTGGGCCCCGATGCCTACCGCGACCTGCCGCAGCTGCTCTACGAGGCGGACGCCACCGGCCAGGCCGCCGTCAACGTGGAGCTGTCGAAGCAGGAGACGTACGAGGACATCCAGCCGGTGCGCTACGACTCGAACGGCGTGAGCGCCTACGTCTCCATCATGCGCGGCTGCGACAACATGTGCACCTTTTGCGTGGTGCCCTTCACGCGGGGCCGCGAGGAGAGCCGCCCGGTCACGACCATCCTCTCGGAGGTGGCCCGGCTGGCCGAAGAGGGCTACAAAGAGGTGACCCTTCTCGGCCAAAACGTCAACTCGTACCGCTACACCGACGCGGACGGCACGTCCGTCTCCTTTGCCGAGCTCGTGGACCGCGTCAGCCGCGTCTCGCCGGAGCTGCGGGTCCGCTACTCCACGAGCCACCCGAAGGACTGCACCGACGCCCTCCTGCAGGTGCACCGCGACCGGCCCAACGTCTGCAACTACATCCACCTGCCGGTGCAGCACGGCAACACCGAGGTGCTCGACCGCATGCGCCGCACCTACACGCGGGAGGAGTACCTGGCGCTCACCGAACGGGCGAAGGAGCTGTGCCCGGGCGTCTCCCTCTCCACCGACCTGATCGCCGGCTTCTGCGGGGAGACGGAGGCGCAGCACGAGGACACCCTCTCGCTGATGGAAGAGGTGCGCTACGACCACGCCTACATGTTCAAGTACAGCGAGCGGCCCCAGACCTACGCCGCCCGCAAGTACGAGGACGACGTGCCGGAGGACACGAAGCAGCGGCGCCTGGAGGAGATCATCGAGCTGCAGAACCAGCACGCGAAGAAAAGCAACGAGGCGGAGGTTGGGCGCGTCCACACTGTGCTCGTCGAGGGCCCCAGCAAGAAAAGCGACGCGCAGTTCTTCGGCCGCACGGATACGAACAAGGGGGTCGTCTTTGACCGCGAGGACTACGAGCAGGGCGACTACGTGCGGGTTCGCATCGACGAATGCACCTCCAGTACGCTTCTGGGCACTGCGATTGAAAAGACAACCCTGAAGGAGGCGGCGCGGACCGACTCGATTACGACCGAGCCCGCCCTCGCCT